The following proteins are co-located in the Rhodococcus opacus B4 genome:
- a CDS encoding DUF742 domain-containing protein has protein sequence MPMNDHHSERQGPNIVRPYSLTSGRTRPAVELALEALIQALPQSVDRQWELDDVNAAIVALCQQSPSVAEIAARVGVPLGVARVLVADLVEAGHLQILATLKEDSTDSERRELIERVLSGLREI, from the coding sequence ATGCCCATGAACGACCACCACTCGGAGCGGCAGGGCCCGAACATCGTGCGCCCGTACTCGCTGACATCGGGCCGCACCCGGCCCGCGGTCGAGCTCGCGCTCGAAGCGTTGATTCAGGCGCTGCCGCAGTCGGTGGACCGGCAGTGGGAACTCGACGACGTCAACGCGGCCATCGTCGCGCTGTGCCAGCAGTCGCCTTCGGTCGCCGAGATCGCCGCCCGCGTGGGTGTGCCCCTCGGAGTGGCACGCGTCCTGGTCGCCGACCTGGTCGAGGCCGGTCATCTTCAGATCCTGGCCACCCTGAAGGAAGACTCGACCGACTCCGAACGTCGTGAACTCATCGAAAGGGTCCTCAGTGGACTTCGCGAAATCTGA
- a CDS encoding GTP-binding protein produces MTSTKIVIAGGFGVGKTTLVGAVSEIVPLRTEALVTNASDGVDNLAATPQKGTTTVAMDFGRISLADDLVLYLFGTPGQHRFWFMWDDLIRGAIGAIVLIDTRRLDESFAAVDFFEARQLPFLVAINEFDDAPRYPIEDIRAALAISEDVPIIPIDARDRESAKRALVAITEYALTKLHTAAY; encoded by the coding sequence GTGACCTCGACCAAGATCGTGATCGCCGGCGGGTTCGGCGTCGGCAAGACCACGCTGGTGGGGGCGGTCTCCGAGATCGTCCCGCTGCGCACCGAGGCGCTCGTGACCAACGCCAGCGACGGCGTCGACAACCTGGCTGCGACCCCGCAGAAGGGCACGACCACCGTCGCCATGGACTTCGGTCGCATCAGCCTCGCCGACGACCTGGTGCTGTACCTGTTCGGCACACCCGGCCAGCACCGGTTCTGGTTCATGTGGGACGACCTGATCCGCGGTGCGATCGGGGCGATCGTCCTGATCGACACGCGCCGGCTGGACGAGAGCTTCGCGGCGGTCGACTTCTTCGAGGCCCGGCAACTGCCGTTCCTCGTCGCGATCAACGAGTTCGACGACGCGCCGCGGTACCCCATCGAGGACATTCGTGCGGCGCTCGCGATCTCCGAGGACGTGCCGATCATTCCGATCGACGCGCGAGACCGGGAATCGGCGAAACGCGCCCTGGTCGCGATCACCGAATACGCACTGACCAAGCTCCACACGGCCGCGTACTGA
- a CDS encoding MHYT domain-containing protein, translating into MSDELQHFSMGTWIVGLAAVTSFIGVFVGIASARKAVTAPNPRQRYLWLAWGALSIGGIGAWLPHYIAMVGFEVYGSVVRYDVLWIVISFVVPVAAAAVALLIVSPPPTKHRLPSATVEIGRLAGGAVLLGLGFTGMDLAIVASLEIQGSVKSDILLTSASAAIGLVVGAGIMWSISALESRTLRLVASVVVAAGLVAMHYTGVFGLSAAVDQAVARPDGLEVFSILFPVFVLGMLVVTIPITALLMAPDRVAAELELEADMLAAESLAAENQGRELELQ; encoded by the coding sequence ATGTCGGACGAGTTGCAGCACTTCTCCATGGGCACGTGGATCGTCGGCCTCGCCGCGGTCACGTCGTTCATCGGCGTCTTCGTCGGTATCGCCAGCGCCCGCAAGGCCGTGACCGCGCCTAACCCGAGGCAGCGGTACCTGTGGCTGGCGTGGGGCGCGCTGTCCATCGGCGGTATCGGCGCCTGGCTGCCGCACTACATCGCGATGGTCGGCTTCGAGGTCTACGGCAGCGTGGTGCGCTACGACGTCCTGTGGATCGTGATCTCGTTCGTGGTGCCCGTCGCGGCCGCCGCGGTGGCGCTGCTGATCGTCAGCCCGCCGCCGACGAAACACCGGCTGCCGAGCGCAACCGTGGAGATCGGCCGTCTCGCAGGCGGTGCGGTGCTCCTCGGCCTCGGATTCACCGGTATGGACCTCGCGATCGTCGCGTCCCTCGAGATCCAGGGTTCGGTGAAATCCGACATCCTGCTGACCTCGGCGTCGGCCGCGATCGGTCTCGTCGTCGGCGCCGGAATCATGTGGTCGATCTCGGCCCTCGAGTCGCGCACGCTGCGGCTGGTGGCGTCGGTGGTCGTGGCGGCCGGGCTGGTGGCCATGCATTACACCGGGGTGTTCGGGCTGAGCGCCGCCGTCGACCAGGCCGTCGCGCGCCCGGACGGGCTCGAGGTGTTCTCGATCCTGTTCCCCGTGTTCGTGCTGGGCATGCTCGTGGTCACCATCCCGATCACCGCGCTGCTGATGGCGCCCGACCGGGTCGCCGCCGAGCTGGAGCTCGAGGCCGACATGCTCGCCGCCGAATCCCTCGCCGCCGAAAACCAGGGCAGGGAGCTCGAACTCCAGTAA
- the gyrA gene encoding DNA gyrase subunit A produces MTDTTLPPEGPGHDRIEPVDIQQEMQSSYIDYAMSVIVGRALPDVRDGLKPVHRRVLYAMYDNGYRPDRGYVKSARPVAETMGNYHPHGDASIYDTLVRMAQPWSLRYPLVDGQGNFGSRGNDGAAAMRYTECRLTPLAMEMLREIDHETVDFTPNYDGRTQEPSVLPSRIPNLLINGSGGIAVGMATNIPPHNLREVAEAIYWALENWEADEESTLTAVMERVKGPDFPTHGLIVGGQGIHDAYTTGRGSVRMRGVVEIEEDAKGRTTIVITELPYQVNPDNLITSIAEQVRDAKIAGISDIHDESSDRAGMRIVVTVKRDAVAKVVLNNLYKHTQLQTSFGCNMLSIVDGVPRTLRLDQMIRLYVAHQVEVIRRRTEYLLRKAEERAHILRGLVKALDALDEVIALIRASQTVDIARAGLIELLTVDEIQADAILAMQLRRLAALERQKIIDELAEIEREIADLKDILEKPERQRRIVRDELKEIVDKHGDDRRTRIIAADGDVADEDLIAREDVVVTITETGYAKRTKTDLYRSQKRGGKGVQGAGLKQDDIVSHFFVSSTHDWLLFFTTKGRVYRAKAYELPEASRTARGQHVANLLAFQPDERIQSVIQIKTYEDAPYLVLATRNGLVKKSKLTDFDSNRSGGIVAINLRGEDELVGAVLCSSDDDLLLVSAQGQSIRFSATDEALRPMGRATSGVQGMRFNGDDELLSLNVVREGTYLLVATSGGYSKRTGMEDYPVQGRGGKGVLTIQYDKKRGTLVGALIVNDDDELYAITSGGGVIRTAAKQVRKAGRQTKGVRLMNLGEGDNLLAIARNADEPDETDDNAESSGKGAKES; encoded by the coding sequence ATGACCGACACAACGTTGCCGCCGGAGGGACCGGGGCACGACCGCATCGAGCCCGTCGACATTCAGCAGGAGATGCAGAGCAGCTACATCGATTACGCGATGAGCGTGATCGTGGGCCGCGCGCTGCCCGACGTGCGGGACGGTCTCAAGCCGGTGCACCGCCGCGTTCTGTACGCGATGTACGACAACGGTTACCGGCCCGATCGCGGTTATGTGAAGTCTGCGCGACCGGTCGCCGAGACGATGGGTAACTATCACCCGCACGGCGACGCCTCGATCTACGACACGCTCGTCCGCATGGCCCAGCCGTGGTCGCTGCGGTACCCGCTCGTCGACGGCCAGGGCAACTTCGGTTCCCGCGGGAACGACGGCGCCGCCGCGATGCGGTACACCGAGTGCCGGCTGACTCCGCTGGCCATGGAAATGCTCCGGGAGATCGACCACGAGACGGTCGATTTCACCCCGAACTACGACGGTCGTACACAGGAACCGTCAGTTCTCCCCAGCCGTATCCCCAACCTGTTGATCAATGGTTCCGGCGGTATCGCCGTCGGTATGGCCACCAACATTCCGCCGCACAACCTGCGCGAGGTCGCCGAGGCCATCTACTGGGCGCTGGAGAACTGGGAGGCCGACGAGGAGTCCACCCTCACCGCGGTCATGGAACGGGTCAAGGGACCCGACTTCCCGACGCACGGCCTGATCGTCGGCGGCCAGGGCATCCACGACGCCTACACCACCGGTCGCGGTTCGGTCCGCATGCGCGGTGTGGTGGAGATCGAGGAGGACGCCAAGGGGCGCACCACGATCGTCATCACGGAACTGCCGTACCAGGTCAACCCGGACAACCTGATCACGTCGATCGCCGAGCAGGTGCGCGACGCGAAGATCGCAGGCATCTCCGACATCCACGACGAGTCCTCGGACCGCGCGGGCATGCGCATCGTCGTCACCGTCAAGCGTGACGCGGTCGCGAAGGTCGTGCTCAACAACCTGTACAAGCACACCCAGCTGCAGACCAGCTTCGGCTGCAACATGCTGTCCATCGTCGACGGCGTGCCGCGCACCCTGCGCCTCGACCAGATGATCCGGCTGTACGTCGCCCACCAGGTCGAGGTCATCCGCAGGCGCACCGAGTACCTGCTCCGCAAGGCCGAGGAACGCGCTCACATCCTGCGCGGTCTGGTCAAGGCGCTCGACGCCCTCGACGAGGTCATCGCCCTGATCCGGGCGTCGCAGACCGTCGACATCGCCCGCGCCGGCCTGATCGAGCTGCTCACGGTCGACGAGATCCAGGCCGACGCGATCCTCGCGATGCAGCTGCGCCGCCTCGCCGCCCTCGAGCGCCAGAAGATCATCGACGAACTCGCCGAGATCGAGCGGGAGATCGCCGACCTCAAGGACATCCTCGAGAAGCCCGAGCGTCAGCGCCGGATCGTCCGGGACGAGCTGAAGGAGATCGTCGACAAGCACGGCGACGACCGCCGGACCCGGATCATCGCGGCCGACGGTGACGTGGCCGACGAGGATCTGATCGCCCGCGAGGACGTCGTCGTCACGATCACCGAGACCGGCTACGCCAAGCGCACCAAGACCGACCTGTACCGCTCGCAGAAGCGCGGCGGCAAGGGCGTGCAGGGTGCCGGGCTGAAGCAGGACGACATCGTCTCGCACTTCTTCGTCAGCTCCACCCACGACTGGCTGCTGTTCTTCACCACGAAGGGTCGCGTGTACCGGGCGAAGGCGTACGAGCTGCCGGAGGCGAGCCGCACGGCCCGCGGACAGCACGTCGCCAACCTGCTCGCGTTCCAGCCCGACGAGCGCATCCAGAGTGTCATCCAGATCAAGACGTACGAGGACGCGCCCTACCTGGTTCTCGCCACGCGCAACGGTCTGGTGAAGAAGTCCAAGCTCACCGATTTCGACTCGAACCGCAGCGGCGGCATCGTCGCGATCAACCTGCGTGGCGAGGACGAACTGGTCGGCGCGGTGCTCTGCTCCTCCGACGACGACCTGCTGCTCGTCTCCGCACAGGGGCAGTCGATCCGGTTCTCCGCCACCGACGAGGCGCTGCGCCCGATGGGACGCGCCACCTCCGGTGTCCAGGGCATGCGATTCAACGGCGACGACGAACTGCTGTCGCTCAACGTGGTGCGCGAGGGGACCTACCTGCTGGTGGCGACGTCGGGCGGCTACTCGAAGCGCACCGGCATGGAGGACTACCCGGTCCAGGGACGCGGCGGAAAGGGTGTACTCACGATTCAATACGACAAGAAACGTGGCACCCTGGTCGGAGCGCTCATCGTGAACGACGACGACGAGCTCTACGCGATCACGTCGGGCGGTGGCGTCATCCGCACCGCCGCCAAGCAGGTCCGCAAGGCGGGTCGGCAGACCAAGGGTGTTCGTTTGATGAACCTCGGGGAAGGCGACAACCTGCTCGCGATCGCGCGCAATGCCGACGAACCCGACGAGACCGACGACAACGCCGAGAGCAGCGGCAAAGGAGCTAAGGAGTCCTAG
- a CDS encoding DUF3566 domain-containing protein, translating into MSTPNQPGSDRQSPGSANQARPEQQASRTPENGSARPNPQQGSAPQGPQASAGRGPAQAGPAARPGGAPDARPDRQAPADPARSPSTPQHQGPRTQTPQGRPVPPQQGQAPNQQAPGHQAPPQQAPGNRAPAGGAPTESIRGNQAPPWQRGMQREPQTNLKRPLQGGAGAKQASRPEGQNPAAGAGTAAAGAAAAKAAGGSQTTSPQKSQPEGAPQGQRPQGGQNPGAPTQAVPTQKSPAANSSAPAKGQPTQKQESNRAASGAASTAAVGAVSGAAAAGAVTQRESAKAKASAIDGPTRHINRDVLPKDMPDLSEAKHPLPGAAPTGQQPKIAVAPQRVEEGEALRATVQVRKIDPWSTLKISSVISVSLFFVWMVAVGLLYVVLDGMGVWDRLNNAFTDIVAESSSDGLVTAGQVFGYAAVIGLANMVLFTALATIGAFIYNLCSDLVGGVEVTLADRD; encoded by the coding sequence GTGAGCACTCCCAACCAGCCAGGCAGTGACCGGCAGAGCCCGGGTTCCGCCAATCAGGCGCGACCCGAGCAGCAGGCCTCCCGCACTCCCGAGAACGGGTCGGCGCGACCGAACCCGCAGCAGGGTTCCGCGCCGCAGGGGCCGCAGGCGTCAGCCGGTCGTGGCCCCGCTCAGGCGGGGCCGGCTGCCCGGCCGGGCGGTGCTCCCGACGCGAGACCGGATCGGCAGGCTCCGGCCGATCCGGCCCGGTCTCCGTCGACTCCCCAGCATCAGGGTCCGCGGACGCAGACCCCGCAGGGCCGGCCCGTGCCGCCGCAGCAGGGTCAGGCTCCGAACCAGCAGGCCCCCGGGCATCAGGCCCCGCCCCAGCAGGCTCCCGGTAACCGGGCGCCCGCGGGCGGTGCGCCCACCGAATCCATCCGCGGAAATCAGGCGCCGCCGTGGCAGCGCGGAATGCAGCGTGAGCCGCAGACCAACCTGAAGCGGCCCCTGCAGGGCGGGGCGGGAGCCAAGCAGGCCTCGCGCCCGGAGGGGCAGAACCCGGCCGCCGGTGCGGGAACAGCGGCCGCGGGTGCCGCGGCAGCGAAGGCTGCCGGCGGTTCGCAGACCACCTCGCCGCAGAAGTCGCAGCCCGAGGGCGCACCCCAGGGGCAGCGGCCGCAGGGCGGACAGAACCCGGGTGCTCCCACCCAGGCCGTCCCCACGCAGAAGTCGCCGGCAGCGAACTCGTCCGCTCCGGCGAAGGGTCAGCCCACGCAGAAGCAGGAATCCAATCGCGCAGCGTCCGGTGCGGCCTCCACCGCGGCGGTCGGTGCGGTGTCCGGTGCGGCCGCGGCGGGGGCCGTGACGCAGCGGGAGTCGGCCAAGGCGAAGGCGTCCGCGATCGACGGACCGACCCGGCACATCAACCGGGACGTACTCCCCAAGGACATGCCGGACCTGTCCGAGGCCAAGCACCCCCTGCCGGGGGCGGCGCCGACGGGTCAGCAGCCGAAGATCGCCGTGGCCCCGCAGCGGGTCGAGGAGGGCGAGGCGCTCCGCGCGACGGTGCAGGTCCGCAAGATCGACCCGTGGTCGACGCTGAAGATCTCGTCCGTCATCTCGGTGTCGCTGTTCTTCGTGTGGATGGTGGCCGTCGGTCTGCTGTACGTCGTCCTGGACGGGATGGGCGTGTGGGACCGGCTGAACAACGCGTTCACCGACATCGTCGCGGAGTCGAGTTCCGACGGGCTCGTGACGGCCGGGCAGGTCTTCGGATACGCCGCCGTCATCGGCCTCGCCAACATGGTGCTCTTCACCGCGCTGGCGACGATCGGAGCGTTCATCTACAACCTGTGTTCAGACCTCGTCGGGGGCGTCGAAGTGACGCTCGCGGACCGGGACTGA